CTTTGGTTTATTtcttattttgattacaaattGAAATAATCATTATTAAAGTTAGATTCTATTTTTACAAAATAAATGTACCTGTAGATCAGCTGTTAGTCCTCCACGGAACACCCACGGTTCTTGATCTCCGCTCATGAACGTTTCTTTCCATCCATTCGAGAACCCTATTCCCAAGATACAATATATGGTCTTAATAAAGCGGTGAAATACGAAACGTTATGTACGCGCGATTATGCAGTTTGCAAAATTTATGAAATGGCTTCTCCACTGCTCTGAACACTAATTTTGCTTAAAATTTGTAACATGCATAAGTGGACTTCGATCGATGGAGCTTTTAGGTTTCTTTATCTCATCAGCACTAATGATGTACCCTTTGCATTATTTAAAACGTCGAAGGGAACGTATTTGCAAGACAAAGAAATCCATCGATCGAATAGAGAAACTACGGTGCACCATTTCGTTGACGAATAAAATCATATTTAACTTGATCATGTTTGGTCTAACTGTTCATATGTGTAAAGAACAATTTTAAAATAAGAAGAACGAGAAACTCATATAAGGTAGTTTGAAAAACAAGTCTAGTTAAAGGGAGATCAATTTGTCAACGTTGAAATattgtatatttaatattaatcttGAATCAATTGTGATGAAAGTAAAATATAATAGCAACAAAAGTTGGTTTTTATAGAATGTTGCACCAAAGTTCGCGCAAAGACAAGTTCCTGAGATAATGGAAGGGAAGATGGGATTGGTAGGATGGTATAATCCAGTTTGCCAAAATGCGCCTGAAATAAAACTCCTATTACTCCTGAAAAGAATACAGTTTCTGCAACTAAAAGAAATTAGTACAGGCAAGTTGGCAAAAGGAGGATGTTCTACTGATCACTCACAATTCACGAAAGATGCTACACAATGGAAGTCTGCTTTTACAAATAATAAACTCTTACACATtttgaaaaacaaaaaaagaattaTAGAACATACAGCTTTTGTTGATTGTGATTGACCAGTATAATCTCAGGAAAAGCCCTTAACAATTCAGGAAATTGTCCTAACATTGCCAATTTTGTAGAAACTTCAGATGAACTTACTTTGCATGCAAAAATCATTGCTATACAAAATTCATTGAAATCTTACATTTACAAAACGGAGTAAAAAATTCATATTGTAATACAATGTTCAATTGTACTTAACTTATACACATTTTTAAATAGCAATTAATGTATAAAAAAAGTTCGAATAGGTGCTAACGCAAATGAAATTCTATACAGATACAGAGACAAAATAAAAATCGAGTAACACATTTATGTGCATTCTGCAGgaataaaatttcaatatacGCTTTGTGAGaatttttgcaaaataaaaaaGTAGGTCCATCTTATAGCAAACTACATTATATAAATACTAGAGATATTTAATAGATCCTTCAAGACATCAGAACGCTGCTTCTACGCGCAAATCTCTtgcttatattaattataataatggCTTTTTTACAAAGCTTCAAACACAGGTATTATCATTATTCTCGTCAGTTTGAAGCTTTGCTGATCGCGCGCTTTTTATTGGATTACTCAGACTGATGAATCGCATACATGTGTAGCTTCCCTGGGTAAACGTTGTCATCGTCGACGGGAATCTGCCAAACGCTATCAACAAGACAGAAAACACAGAAAATGCACGTTAGTCAGTGAATTGAAGCTGTATTGTTCCTCATACATTTATACTGTTAGCAGAAACTATTTATTACAAACGTTGAATTTTTACCTTTATGGTAACAGTTTAACATAAGAAGTAGGTGTAGCACTTATAATATACATCACAAAGCAAGAAAATCCTTTTGAGTCATCGAATATATGATTTATATTATTGCAACAAATAGATTCTGCCAAATCATTATCTGTGAAAGAAAGTCAGCCAATATGTTAATAGCTGGCACAAGGTTACTTAAAACATGGTATTTGTTCAGGTCCACATAGATGCTGTTAAATAATTTCCCAAAAAGTGTTTGCTATGGAAAAACCATCTGCCGTATAATGCACTATATAGAAAGTCACATCAATTCCCTTTGTGTTCATTGTTAATTTTTATCTTGATAATACACTACAACTTATGTACAATTTTCTAGGCATGGGGAGAAGGTATGAAAGAAATAAAATTGAGAAATGTTGTGACATTCTTTGTTCGCTAACAGAACTGTAAATAGGAAGCCGTTAGTCGACAAATgagaatataattttataatatattgtaTGTACAGTTGAAAGTAAAAAGGTTTACAGTGACATCATTCCTGTATGAGAACTAATTCGCTAGTAACTGTGTTTCAGTTTTGTATAAGAGGAAATGTACATTGTATTTGACAGTTATGTTCTGTGCTTTTTTTAGACCATGAATGTGTACAAGTAACAATAGTAACTTATATCTTTATATTGTTCTGATTTTGACTTACGGCAGTCCTGTTTATTCATTTACGCGCGCCATATGGTACATTTGATTCTAAAGCGCAGAAACAAATGTACAGATGCAATTCCATAGATATGCGATCTACGAAATATTTCGATTCCAATCATTACTGATGTATGTATCCATAGTCTTTTCCTAGATCTTTCAAAAGCTTGTCAAATTATACAAAAATTGCTTCTTCTAACTAATAAATTTGTTAGACTGACTACTTTTTAAATTCGTTAAATTGTAGTCTACTTCTCTTCCTAAATTGTCACTATAAATAATGACATTTACAACATAATAGTGGGTTACGATTGTAGTTCAATGGTACATGTAATTGCATAATGAAAAAAGAACATGTAGGATTAAGGATAGTGACATTATTCTATAATTTTGTTTAATTTGAAAATAGATTAACAAAACATCAGTAACTTATGAAATCAATGGTTCATGTTTTTTGCGTGTTTGATGATGGTATAAATTTAGTCATTTTACAAGAAAGTGCAGTGTAATAGATAATATGAACTATTGAATGATTAAGAAAAATAGTTTTGAACAACTGACTTAGTGTaatgtttaataaaaaaataCGTAAAAAGTTTTCTCTTAGCGTATTAAAAACAATAGAAAATTATAAGCaagttataaaagtatatttattttatatatatttgttaGCTAAATTGTAATTTAATTCATAAATAACATGTCTTTCTTGTAAACAGACAAAATAAGTGAGTTAAAAAAACGGATAGAACATGTTACACTTACCGATACTCGAGACACTTTTGTTCTGAAATATAAGTATAGGCAATAAATTATAGTACTTTTGAGAAAAATTAATAACAGCACTCATCTGTAGTACAACAAATACGTCTACTAATCACGATAAAActcgaaaattaaaaaaaaataaaataaaattcaataAATTTTGTACGTTTTTCTGTAGTATATTATCGCAGTGACATTGCAAGTGATTCTTTTTCTTATCATTGTACCAGCATACTAGCATCTTGAATGAACTTTCCTTGtacatttcaatactaatatttctataattatatttaaatggAGCAATAATAAAGATTAAGAAATATCTGAATGGTAGTTTTAATACTATTTTCTACTTGATTTGGAGCTTTTTTCTTATTTCACTTCTGTTTCAAGATACATAGTGAAACACAACGAGATACTGATgaatatatttaatttattatacaAAGAGAATGTAACTTACCCAACCATTTCACGTAACTGTTTAATAAAGACACGACTCCTCGCATGTCCCACACATACGAGTACAGATCATATAGCAACTCACGATTATTACAGAATGTAAGTCGCTGAAACAGTCTGTTCACGGCGTTACACATGTCATTCAACTTAGATGCCCGCATGTGCCATTCTTCGATCTAAATATTTGTTAAAATGATATTAGATATCATTGTTCTAAGAGCTACATAATATTAGAAGAATCACTTACATCAGACTGAGATGCAGATTCATCTTCTTTCGGCTTTCTCATAACGACGTGAGCGTTACTTTTCAACCAATTGAATTCTTGTAATAATTGAATGCCTTGACCACCGTGTTCAAATGGTAAGTAGAAAAGGTCGCACAGTAACGACAAATCCTCTTGTGTTAACCGTTTGTCAGCGTCGAACGATTCTTGCGGTTCTTGATCTACGTTATCGCCGCTCTCGTTCTCAACGATCATTTGGGTACCATTTACAACAGGCGAGGTGCCATCCACTTCTACTTGCATACTTCCAGAGGCTTCGCTACACGTCTGCGGAACATATTTCATTAAACTTCAAATTCTATTTCAGCCGTAGTTCAGGCTGGGTGCAAAAAAGCGTGTTTCAGCAGTATACTCAATTATATgaaaatctgcaaacaccagCGTGTCTGCATATCTTCGTATAATTCAATGTATTGCTAGAATTGTCAACGACGAAAACAGACACGTGTCTCACACGCTCATCTGCACCTGGCCTTAAAAAGACTTACAGAAGTGTTCTCTACCATAGCATCGTCCTCTGTTTGAATTTTGGCCGCGTGCGCTGGAGAGCTATTAGGCGTTGTATTACAATCCATCGGCTCCATGGACGACAAAGTATTCGAACTTGGTACATTCTCCACACTTGTGGAAATCGACGAGATAATGGGTTCGCTAACCACTGTGGTTTCGGATACCAGAGAGTTCATGACGGGAACAGAGGGGGGTTGTATGAAACTATCACCAGTAGTTACAGTTGAGCAAACCTCAGCCAACGCTTGAAGATGATTAGAATTATTTACTGTCGTGGACGTAGCTGGGACGGAGGTTGTCGTTGTTGTCGACGTGAGGCTCATACATGTATTCACAGATGGGATTATTGGGATTGGTATTGTCGGAGCAACGCATGGTTGCGGTTTCGCTATTACGCCCCATGCATTCCGTTTCTTATTGAATTCCACTAACCAGTCGTTAATGGCATTTTTCAATGCGTGTCGAGGGTGATATATGTTTGGAGACATTGTTGACGGTACATCCTCGCCAAGTACACCATCTTCTGTTTCAGTTTCTAATTTTATGTCAGCTGATACAGTATCATCTGCAAGGTATACCAcatgaaagagagagacagggaGAGATGGGAGATAAATACTTACTTAAACTTAAGTCTCTTTTTCCATCTACGTTACACCTACTCCATTGAGCCAATGTATGAATTGCTATAAAGTTTGCTCCATATTCGCAATTGGGATTAGTTAAAACACCTCTCAATTTAGGAATCAAGTCGGGAGATCTACCAGAATATGGTCCTAAGAATACTCGCTTTTGATCGTAATCATTAGCATGTAAATTATCCCATATGACTGGTGGCCTTCTTAAAACTTCGGTGATCTCCTCGATGGATTCAACGGTTAGAAGTCTAGATATGACTTTGGGCCCAGTCCACATTATATCAATCTCTTGAGCTAATTTACTACCAAGAGTGTTAAGGTATTCTGAAGATGCTACATTTGGCATTGCCCGAGTTGCACAATATTGTGTTGGACACAATAGAAAACGGGGTTGGCCAAGGTGTTGGAAAATATCATTTGTAACAGAAACCTATTGATAAATTCTTTAAATTAATCACAGACAAAATACTTAACAGCTATTATATTAACTTTAACGTACTGTTAAACATAAGAGTTAATTAAATCATTTAATACACACTTGTGCATGAGCAAAAGATTGAAATACTTCTTTGTCTGCTTCACTCATTTCAGGCTCTATATCGTCGAATAACAACGCAAAAGCAGTGCAGCCAAACTGGCTAACCTGCTCCAATTTCCTCTTTAGTACTGTAACTTCTTTTACACTTGAGTAAGTGATATCCAAGCCTGGCGATAGGGCATAATAAAAAGTGATACCACATTCTCTAGCTGCTGTTATCAATCCAGTCAAATGCTCTGCTTCTTCAACTGTATATAAATCTCTCCAATATGCCCGATGTTTGTAATCATCCTTCGGAGCATACAAGTACGAATCCATTCCCCATTTTTTTAATCTAAAAATTAAGGAATAAAGGGTGTTTGAAAACTGGAGTTTCTATCATTAAACTTATTTAATTCCTATTCTTTTCTATCATTAAACTTATTTAATTCCAAACTACATTTACTTTTGAAATAAATCCTTTCTTTGCTCCGTAGTCCAAGGCCGCCCATAAAATCCTGAAATACCAAACAATACAAATTACTTTATTGAACTACGCATCAAATCATTTTCAAATCGCATTACACTACAGGCTTTTATATCGTGATACAAGTTAAACGAAGATGTCCTATTAGTTGCAAATAAATATATAGACAGTCAACGCTCCGCAGGGGTATCTATACATCATTGAATCATTCTCTAATTTTACTGAAATCACATTTAGACCTTCCTCTCGCCAACAGATACCATATTGGTTTAAACACACAGCTACATCGCTGGTCGGTAGTTGGAAGTGCAAGCGTCCCAGCACTATTGCCAGCCGCACTATCTAATCGTGTCTCGTGCCGCAGAACGATCGTCCACGTACCTTCGACGACACCGCAGATGAAGTTGCCGTTTTTTATATTCAAATTTGCTGCCCCATTCGTTTCCGCCATTGCGGATCGCGGGAGGCACGTTTTGTTTAGCACCGAGCACTACAGAAATGGGTAGGAGTTGGTGCTGTGCAAGGTGCCGTTGTTTCACTCTGGCGAACGCGGATGCAGGATCGTCGTGAATGCACTCTACCTCGCAACACGGTCCCGTTGCGCGAGCGTCACGACAGCATCACTCGTTGCCTTTGGGGGGACAAAAAAATAATCTACTCGGAACTGTGCAATTCCGACGGGTGGAATAAAAACCTAATCTCTCGGGTTTCTGACAGACTGCACCCGCTGCCCTGATCGATACTGAACGATCCCTCGACCCTCGATCCATCGACTCTATGCAGAACGATTAACGGAAAGCTCCGTCGGATCGTGGCGCCACCTGAGACTTAAATCATGGACACATTTTGGAAGGAACGCTGCCCGGGAAATTGCTCAAACGAAATACCAGTTCTACTATGCGATTGGACTTATTGGAATGTCTGACTACTGGAAGACGCGACGAAGAAACAGAAGAAAGTAATGAGACGTAGCTTCCTGCGCGTCTTTGTTTCGTAAGAGTATTATTTCTAACGATTAACCTTGAACCAACATTAAATGGCGATTTATAGTTGTGTTCGATAATATCAGTTATCTTAAggtaaatatttataatagAATAGGGATTAAGTGTTGACTTAAATACTTTGTTTAGTTGACTCGAGTGTTTTTATTTTAGATGGAAAAATTTAAGAAAGCGAACAGGAGGAAGTTCCAGAGCGCGCAAGAAGATGTCGTTAATGGATACTTAATCGTTTACGTGGTAGCCATTGAACTGCTATAAATGTAGTTGCAGTTTCAAAATTAACAACGGCGCAGATATAAAAATGCGGTAAGCTTTTGTAAAATTACATTTTATCGTATATTTCAGATCGCTTTTTTCGCATTTAGACAAATTTTTGACATCGTGTTAAATTAAACAACGTGACGGTAACATTGTCACATTGATTTAATCTTTCACATTTTGTGACTCAAACTTGATAGTATTAATATCAATTAACAAAATATTGCACAAAATAGGTAAAGTCGTGTCCATTAAGATATCCATTGAATTTCATGTATGAAAATAGTCGTATCTAGAAAATGAATAAACTCGAGCTACATAATTAGATATGTTAATAAATTTTGTATCGCAAAATGTCTTATTCAACTATTCACTGATATCGAGCGGGAACTCGATAAGCACTATCAACGCAACAAGATTTGTTTCGTCGATCGTGAAACGAACTTATAGGAGACCGTGCAAAATTCGTTCTATATATTCATACTGGTTTTATCAGCGGCATCGATTAAACGTAGTCAACGTATATGTGATTTCGGTATCGTATAACCTCAGTGTTAGTTCTTGCCGCAGGAAACGCCACATAAAGCATAGTCCTGCAATACTAGTTTACATACGTAACCAACGTTCAAACACATAGCTTCAAAAGGAACATTATTAATTGTTGTAAAGGGAGCACTATAAATTACTACGAAAAGGAAGTTATCTTAACGAGAAGATAATCAAAAGATACATGTATTTATTCATGTCCCATTATAAATGATAATTTTATTCTTTCCATAGGGTCATTAACAATTGATTTTTATCACACTTCTTCTGAACGAAGAAAACTACCAGATATTCTCGAGTACAGGTCTTAAATGTTCAATCTCTTTCGTTTCATGAGAATATCGCACACGCTGTTCGAGATTTTCCAAACCGGTTCCCCGAATTCGAACCGCGCATCTTTATTGAACGCAATTCTTCCTATAGCATAACAAATCGATAAGACCCGGTTTAAAAATATATCCATCCGCTTCCTGGAACCGCAAACGAAAATAAATTCATCAAACTTCCCATACATAAAATATGAACTTCATCATTTTTCTTCTTTCAGCGAGGAACGCAGTCCGCACAAGAGAATCATGCCGTTCCCTGCGCGTACCCCACGGCGAGCTACCCTGGCCAGGAGATCGAATCTAAGGTATCCTCGATCGGGATGTTCGTAACCCTGAGCCGGCTGCTGAGAAAGAATGTCAGGTGGCACGGGACACAGCGTGCAATTCCATCCGAAAAACGGATGCAACGTAAGTGTTTATCTACATGTAGGTTCGGCGGTCTGGTACATGCGCGTTGCGTCGGAATCGAAGGGCCGACGAGTCGCTTCGCGTGGCCACCGCGGTGAGGCGTCGCAGTCGGTTCCTCGAAAGAGGGGTGTAgcttttttttcctctcgttCGCCGACGCGGCGCGGTAGGGATTGTCGAGGGGGCGGGTATGGCCCGTGGTCGTAACGACGGAGCCGTATCAGTGTGAGGCCGGCTATCAGCCGCCTAACATCGAGGTCGGGGTTACGCTTGTACACGTAACACGGCTGCCGCAGGCACCCACACATACACTTGCGACACCCGTGCACGGATTCACGCGGATTCTCTTGTCGCGGTCTTGCAGGCGAGCCAGAGCGGATCTGCGGACTGTCTTCGCGCGGGGGATCCttgacgattttttttttttttgaccgACGACGGGTGGGCAGCCTTTCTTCATGCAGTATGCGTCTGTAATCGATAAGGGACGGGAGCGGGGCGCGTGTATGGGATCGTCTTGAAGGAAACGTC
This Xylocopa sonorina isolate GNS202 chromosome 12, iyXylSono1_principal, whole genome shotgun sequence DNA region includes the following protein-coding sequences:
- the Oga gene encoding O-GlcNAcase isoform X2 → MAETNGAANLNIKNGNFICGVVEGFYGRPWTTEQRKDLFQKLKKWGMDSYLYAPKDDYKHRAYWRDLYTVEEAEHLTGLITAARECGITFYYALSPGLDITYSSVKEVTVLKRKLEQVSQFGCTAFALLFDDIEPEMSEADKEVFQSFAHAQVSVTNDIFQHLGQPRFLLCPTQYCATRAMPNVASSEYLNTLGSKLAQEIDIMWTGPKVISRLLTVESIEEITEVLRRPPVIWDNLHANDYDQKRVFLGPYSGRSPDLIPKLRGVLTNPNCEYGANFIAIHTLAQWSRCNVDGKRDLSLNDTVSADIKLETETEDGVLGEDVPSTMSPNIYHPRHALKNAINDWLVEFNKKRNAWGVIAKPQPCVAPTIPIPIIPSVNTCMSLTSTTTTTSVPATSTTVNNSNHLQALAEVCSTVTTGDSFIQPPSVPVMNSLVSETTVVSEPIISSISTSVENVPSSNTLSSMEPMDCNTTPNSSPAHAAKIQTEDDAMTCSEASGSMQVEVDGTSPVVNGTQMIVENESGDNVDQEPQESFDADKRLTQEDLSLLCDLFYLPFEHGGQGIQLLQEFNWLKSNAHVVMRKPKEDESASQSDIEEWHMRASKLNDMCNAVNRLFQRLTFCNNRELLYDLYSYVWDMRGVVSLLNSYVKWLAFGRFPSTMTTFTQGSYTWFSNGWKETFMSGDQEPWVFRGGLTADLQRLIPVDSGNDLFVYKAPEVPSSKIYTIRPYVTSDEDAIYTVCNKICGCIGSSAVADRMVGGFLTLSPELCMVVEDESGIVGYALAALNVKSYNQKLAVSWIRELRMKYPLEEGINELPENVQDAIRYFHSFVPDVPEQLCRQHPSKLLCAILPSVTDQSVPKRLITCILAALRANGSFGVHTTMSSTDKESHEFYSKLGFIDLNPAHEEHPGMKTMCRSF
- the Oga gene encoding O-GlcNAcase isoform X3; translation: MAETNGAANLNIKNGNFICGVVEGFYGRPWTTEQRKDLFQKLKKWGMDSYLYAPKDDYKHRAYWRDLYTVEEAEHLTGLITAARECGITFYYALSPGLDITYSSVKEVTVLKRKLEQVSQFGCTAFALLFDDIEPEMSEADKEVFQSFAHAQVSVTNDIFQHLGQPRFLLCPTQYCATRAMPNVASSEYLNTLGSKLAQEIDIMWTGPKVISRLLTVESIEEITEVLRRPPVIWDNLHANDYDQKRVFLGPYSGRSPDLIPKLRGVLTNPNCEYGANFIAIHTLAQWSRCNVDGKRDLSLNDTVSADIKLETETEDGVLGEDVPSTMSPNIYHPRHALKNAINDWLVEFNKKRNAWGVIAKPQPCVAPTIPIPIIPSVNTCMSLTSTTTTTSVPATSTTVNNSNHLQALAEVCSTVTTGDSFIQPPSVPVMNSLVSETTVVSEPIISSISTSVENVPSSNTLSSMEPMDCNTTPNSSPAHAAKIQTEDDAMVENTSTCSEASGSMQVEVDGTSPVVNGTQMIVENESGDNVDQEPQESFDADKRLTQEDLSLLCDLFYLPFEHGGQGIQLLQEFNWLKSNAHVVMRKPKEDESASQSDIEEWHMRASKLNDMCNAVNRLFQRLTFCNNRELLYDLYSYVWDMRGVVSLLNSYVKWLGFSNGWKETFMSGDQEPWVFRGGLTADLQRLIPVDSGNDLFVYKAPEVPSSKIYTIRPYVTSDEDAIYTVCNKICGCIGSSAVADRMVGGFLTLSPELCMVVEDESGIVGYALAALNVKSYNQKLAVSWIRELRMKYPLEEGINELPENVQDAIRYFHSFVPDVPEQLCRQHPSKLLCAILPSVTDQSVPKRLITCILAALRANGSFGVHTTMSSTDKESHEFYSKLGFIDLNPAHEEHPGMKTMCRSF
- the Oga gene encoding O-GlcNAcase isoform X1 encodes the protein MAETNGAANLNIKNGNFICGVVEGFYGRPWTTEQRKDLFQKLKKWGMDSYLYAPKDDYKHRAYWRDLYTVEEAEHLTGLITAARECGITFYYALSPGLDITYSSVKEVTVLKRKLEQVSQFGCTAFALLFDDIEPEMSEADKEVFQSFAHAQVSVTNDIFQHLGQPRFLLCPTQYCATRAMPNVASSEYLNTLGSKLAQEIDIMWTGPKVISRLLTVESIEEITEVLRRPPVIWDNLHANDYDQKRVFLGPYSGRSPDLIPKLRGVLTNPNCEYGANFIAIHTLAQWSRCNVDGKRDLSLNDTVSADIKLETETEDGVLGEDVPSTMSPNIYHPRHALKNAINDWLVEFNKKRNAWGVIAKPQPCVAPTIPIPIIPSVNTCMSLTSTTTTTSVPATSTTVNNSNHLQALAEVCSTVTTGDSFIQPPSVPVMNSLVSETTVVSEPIISSISTSVENVPSSNTLSSMEPMDCNTTPNSSPAHAAKIQTEDDAMVENTSTCSEASGSMQVEVDGTSPVVNGTQMIVENESGDNVDQEPQESFDADKRLTQEDLSLLCDLFYLPFEHGGQGIQLLQEFNWLKSNAHVVMRKPKEDESASQSDIEEWHMRASKLNDMCNAVNRLFQRLTFCNNRELLYDLYSYVWDMRGVVSLLNSYVKWLAFGRFPSTMTTFTQGSYTWFSNGWKETFMSGDQEPWVFRGGLTADLQRLIPVDSGNDLFVYKAPEVPSSKIYTIRPYVTSDEDAIYTVCNKICGCIGSSAVADRMVGGFLTLSPELCMVVEDESGIVGYALAALNVKSYNQKLAVSWIRELRMKYPLEEGINELPENVQDAIRYFHSFVPDVPEQLCRQHPSKLLCAILPSVTDQSVPKRLITCILAALRANGSFGVHTTMSSTDKESHEFYSKLGFIDLNPAHEEHPGMKTMCRSF